One window from the genome of Zymoseptoria tritici IPO323 chromosome 11, whole genome shotgun sequence encodes:
- a CDS encoding uncharacterized protein (conserved hypothetical protein, TIM phosphate binding superfamily, related to L-lactate dehydrogenase), which produces MRTTIAASLLLSALSATVDATRPFLNEPEIAQADQYGELEPGFQLPPLDKIIGIPDFDYVARGFLNISSYTSYRAGAGGEWSYRNNLEVYSRMHFRPRMMIDVNNIEASMPTTILGYNFSAPFFIAPAAIAGYANATGEVGLTKASAAKNLMYINAQFSTRSQADIQAARAPGQIMFHQLYVNKNITKTEELIRRAEANNYQALFVTVDSPGDANRQRAARFGVGSADNSFTAITWDDYQAIRNLTKLPVILKGIQTVEDAVIAANLGAPAIYLSNHGGRQLDGSPSPFEVALEIHEQAPWVFDALEVFADGGVRYGSDVVKMLALGVKAVGMGRAFMYANVYGEEGVKRAIDIMRREIYMDAANLGVADLKQINSSFVSIECMRFKEGETDVMTA; this is translated from the exons ATGCGTACCACCATCGCAGCCAGTCTGCTTCTCTCGGCACTTTCCGCCACTGTCGATGCTACCCGTCCTTTCCTGAACGAGCCCGAGATCGCACAAGCTGATCAATATGGCGAGCTTGAACCGGGCTTCCAGCTTCCACCGCTCGACAAAATCATTGGCATTCCGGACTTCGATTACGTCGCTCGCGGCTTCTTGAACATTTCCTCTTACACATCTTACCGCGCCGGTGCAGGTGGCGAATGGAGCTACCGCAACAACTTGGAGGTCTACTCCCGCATGCACTTCCGACCGAGGATGATGATCGACGTCAACAATATTGAGGCCAGCATGCCGACGACCATTCTCGGATACAACTTCTCAGCTCCATTCTTCATTGCTCCCGCAGCGATCGCAGGTTATGCCAATGCCACTGGAGAGGTCGGGTTGACCAAGGCTTCGGCGGCGAAGAACTTGATGTACATCAATGCTCAATTCTCGACCAGATCGCAGGCGGACATCCAGGCTGCTCGGGCTCCTGGTCAGATCATGTTCCACCAGCTATATGTCAACAAGAACATCACCAAGACCGAAGAATTGATCAGGCGTGCGGAAGCGAACAACTACCAGGCGCTGTTCGTGACCGTGGACTCACCGGGTGATGCCAACCGACAACGCGCGGCGCGCTTCGGCGTTGGTTCTGCAGACAACTCGTTCACCGCGATCACCTGGGACGATTACCAGGCTATCAGGAACTTGACAAAACTTCCGGTGATTCTCAAGGGCATCCAGACCGTCGAGGACGCTGTCATTGCAGCCAATCTCGGAGCCCCTGCGATTTACCTGTCGAACCACGGCGGTCGTCAGCTGGATGGCTCGCCTTCGC CCTTCGAGGTCGCCCTTGAGATCCACGAACAAGCGCCATGGGTCTTCGACGCGCTGGAAGTCTTCGCCGACGGCGGCGTGCGATACGGCTCGGATGTCGTCAAGATGCTCGCTCTCGGTGTGAAAGCCGTTGGTATGGGTCGTGCTTTCATGTACGCCAACGTCtatggcgaggagggcgtgaAGCGAGCCATTGATATCATGAGGCGTGAGATTTACATGGATGCGGCCAACTTGGGTGTGGCGGATCTTAAGCAGATCAATTCGAGCTTTGTGAGTATTGAGTGCATGAGATTCAAGGAGGGTGAGACTGACGTGATGACAGCTTAA